The DNA region TTTCTTTTAATCCAGTATAACTTTCACAATTAACAAAATTATATTTCTTCTGTATTTAGTAGGTTGCCATACTATTTAAATAAACATTAAATGCCTCACCATTCCCTGCCGATAGTCATCTACATCATCTGTATCATCATCTGGGAAACGTCCAACCACAGCAATGGCATTCACTTTTGACCTATTCATTAAAGTCTGCACAGCTCTAAGTAAAGAATCTGGGTGCTTAATCCTCCCTGTTGATTGGCCAGTTTCAGGATCAACCCACTTCTCTACCTGTAAAATTTAATACAAGTCAAACTATTGTATTATATAAGATCGTAAGCTTGCTCTAACATTGGCTAGGCTTTAATTTGCTACAGATCACGACTAATAGACAATTAGACAAGCCTGAAGACTTCCTTCTATCCAACTTCAAACATAACCAACTCCGAGAGCTGAGAACAAAATAAACACTACTTCAAGACATGTCTAAAATGAGTGCAAAGTTGTTCCAAGTTTAAAATTCGAGACACAGAAAGAGAACACATATAACACCAAGATAAGTGGCCTGGTTTCATCCGGTTAAAactgttaagttttgtttttgttCGTTCTAGTTCACAAAATAGCATATATTGTAGTGTTACAACTACAAACCCTTTAACTTTGATTTGCATGTGATTCATTCCAATCAAAAAGTAAGAAAAGTAGAAAATTTCACCATTGTTGGCATAAAGTAAGTAATTATAATAAATCTGGTCACCTTAAAATTAGACTCAAGTATCTAACAATGACATggctaataattttttttgtgagaCATCACATGCTAACTTCAAGGTGCTCCCAAAATTAAGATGAATAGCAGTTAGCCATTTCTGATCATAAAACTTCCCATCAACCTTTAACAAATGCACCAAATTAATGATTCGCAAATTGTATGACTAATTGCATGTTTGGATTATTTGGACAGCCACAGCCCACAACCCACAGGCTAGTCACTGACGCTTCTCCTCATAGTTGAgtttggctttagaatcaattctagaagaatttccaaacatgcactttatAAACAAAGGTATGCCAAATACAAcaaaaatgtttttaaaaatttaggCTGGTTTACATATGCTCATTAAAATTCTGGATAGTAGATACCTTCAGTGGAGTGTCTGTAACAATATATTCTACAACAGGCAATCCAAGGGAAGCTCTTGCAGCATCAGCTACTTGTAACTGGCGAACCTGGAGCTCCTGTTCTATTCCAGCATCAAGAACTAACCCCACCTAAGTAACAGAATATAACTAAGTACATAGCTTGATGTGGAAAGAAACATAGCATGATGCAGAAAACACCTTGTAAGTTGCAACACTGCATGATATAAACTAATCAAGGAAGCAGCACATTTACACACAGACACATATATTATTATAGCTATACCCTGTTTTGGTGAACAGGCTGCAAGGCCCATAATCCTTCTGCAAATCTGTCAAGAGCATAACCTTCAACATATAATGCATTAGGCATTGGCCAGTATAGCATCGCCGCATTAAGAACCTGCAAAATTTCCAGTAAAATTAAATGCATATTTCTTCAACATTGTTAAAAAGGACAACCATACATTGGCGAAATTAGAGAATTGTCACATTAAAgaacatgataaaattattacaaaaaaatagataaaatccATCTTAATGATAGATGGATAGTAAAAAGCAATGTTGTTTTGTCAGGTGAAAGCAAACAGGCAGTACCATGATCAgactgttaggaaataacacaactgaagaagtaaaataaaccaggagcgcaatcaacaacacaagaatataacgtggaaactccaaaaccggagaaaaaaccacggtcgttgtcaaaaccgacaaccagagaataaacactatgtgaaaattgttacaacacatagacttcactctcaaccaccccatgaccccatgaccccagtacacccacactctctaaagtaaatatttgaactacatctcacaatgctctaaaacaagagcataagagaaaaagaaaacacaaatatacttaaagtgttttcaggtactacatctttggtgtttttggtgtgttgaaacaaggagcttgagatccctatatatagccTTGGATCTTCCCatccctcactaatctaagcgaagtgggacttctccaagatgcataacttgatcttttttctgcttcattagcaatgtgagacttacattgcaatcaaccccaacacaGACCGCTGTGCCTGATTGACTAATAAGATGTTTCACGGTTTAGATAAAATGAATACTGAAACCATAAATGTGAGTGATATACTATTTGAATGGACACAATGGAGCTGGGTACACTCAGATAcaatcaaacacaaataaaACTGAAggacccccccccccaataGACATAATACCCTCTAGTATAGCTAATGTGTGATTTAGtccctaataattttttaagTAACTTGAGTTGCTCAACCTTTTTAATTGTTACAATTAAGGCTCTAAAGCATTTTCATTCTCCTTAAAATCTCAATTTCTCAATTTCTAAGAAAAAtcttcataaattaaataaatcacTTTACACTTTCTCTCACTAAAAAATTTCAAAccaaaatattaaatttcacccgaaataaaaaattccaatttttcGACCTCTTCAAACCCTTATCCCACATCATACAAAATCTTTCAATTTTatcaactttttaaaaaatttctcaCTGTATAACTTTCAAAGTTATTTTTTTATCCCAATCAATTGTACATcctaaatattttaataaaaataacaatttaaTGATTTTAAGTGTATGAAAATTGACTAAATTTGTGTAACACAGAGACCAAGAATGTAACTAAGCCTATGTTTAACTGTTAAATCTACCTGATAGCTCCTCAAAATGAAAAACTAAATGTCACCAATGGCTCTTGACTAAGAAATCATCAATAAAGTTATTTgagtttaatgaatatgcaCTCTAACCGGTCGTAAAACAGGTTTTACACCGGCAACTAAGGATCACAAGTAGGAAGaataataattttcattttaaatttaaatttaaacaaaaatatatttccTGATGTGCCGGAATTCAATTTGTTTACACCACAGTGGACGCTGGACACACCTTTAATCAATGCTATTTAATATCAACAAAATATTAggattttcagaaaaaaaaaagaattaggaAGATAAATATTAAGAAAAAATGCAATTGGATAAGTGCGTACATACATTAGGGTGAGTGATGAGGCAATCAACAACCGAAGAGAGGGCGCGAGCCACTGGCAAGGCGTCGCCGGCGAATCCACCAATAGCAGCTCCGATTCCGGTGGGCACTATCATCACGCTCGTGTACTCTCTCTTACACTGCATTATTCCCACCAACAAAATCGATTATCATTTTCATCACATCTTTATTTGCTTTTCGTTTGAAgcgagaggagaagaagaagaagagaggggaCCTTATGAGATTGGGAAGTGAAGGAGCAGGAAATGGTAGGTTTTTTGGGGAAGCAGCGTGACAAAGAGAGGGATGGAGTTGGAGGGTTGAGAGTCAATGATGCCATTTCTTCACAATTCGCACACAAACACAACGGGGTGTTTCTTTatgggttaatggtcaaatggtccctgtgtttgtagtgaattttgattttagtccctccccggaaaaaacTAGCCGATATCTCCCTGCAGTTGCAAgcattttgattttagtcctcgccggagggcggaacTCCGGCAAGGTTGTCCAGTGGCAGGCCAAAGTCTATGTGGCACGCCAcatgtattttttaattaaatttttaattccacgtgtaattttaatttaattaaagttaaattattaattcaaaAATACAACAAATTTATTTAACACTAAATTAtacatagaaaataaaaatctaaACATTATTAATTCACTGCTTGGTGCGTCGTATCTGATGATGAATCCTTATCTTCTTTTATATTATAAAGAAATCCttatcaaaattttaaatttgtttcAGATTTATCAAAACTAGCAAAGCTAAATTCGTTTGTCCTCTCCTTTGTGCCACTTTCTTCAAATCTATCAACACAAATAaagcttcttcttcctttcggctttttttttttcgatgatttcttcttcttcctttcagTTAAGAAACACCTTCTTCTAGTAAGTGAAACGAAGGTTTTTCACTTTCTCACCCAGAACCAACCGAAAACGTTCTCACCTTCTAGTTAGTGAAAAATATTCGTTTCACCCAGTAACCAAAAATCCCAGAACCAACCCAAAAACCTAAAAATCATCCCAAATCTTTAGATCTGTGCCTCACCCCTTGCGATGCCCAACATCCAGATCTGGGACTGGTAGAGAGATGGATCTGCAGCCATCACACCGCCCACGAAGGAGTGACGGTTGTGACGACAATGGAAACCGTGCGACGACACCCTATGAATTTTGCTCCTCTGATGTTTGCACACTTTCCTCTACAAATACCCAACCCCCTGCACCGCTAAGTAATTAAACAACACCctgttcttttctcttctcttgcaACCAACATCAACAACAATGGATTCTGAATGGTGTGTCCTTTCAGTTCACCCCCTCTAATTtgctttgcaaaaaaaaaaaaaaacctctgaTTTTtgctccttcatcttctctttggTTATGGATGGGGTTTTTGGACTCAGAATTTGGGTGGGGTGGGTTTCTGGGTGGGGTTAGGGTTCGGGTTGGGGgtgagggtggggtgggttgcgatggATTTTCAATCGGTAAGGGtgagtttctgggtttttgggttGGGGATTTTCGTGGTTGGGGGCGATGGTGAAAGTGGGTTCCATGGAGTTTTGGAGATGAGATTCTAGGAAGGGGATTCTGGGCATGGGGTGCGTGGGGTGGTTTTATGGGTTGGTGTTGaatgaatgatgaagatgatgaaatgaATAATGAAGATAAAAATGAAGTCATGTTGAAGATGAATAATAATTAATCAGTGAATAtatgtttaatttcttttattttttatgtataaTTTAGTGTTAAataatttttgtaattttaaattaaattaaattaaaattacacgtggaattaaaattataattaaaaattacacaCGGCATGCCACATAGGCTTTGACATGGCACTGGACAACCTCGTCGGAGCTCCGCCCTTCGGCGAGGACTAATACCAAAATGCTTGCAACTGCAGGGAGATATCGGCTAGTtttttccggtgagggactGAGAGGGAGagcgtttttttttaaataatgtaaaaaaaatatacaatctCCATTCATCCATTTTGATTTATAAgatctaaaataaaaaatttggtcAAGCATCTCTATTTAGTTCTTAACACCAATgttataaaactcggctcgaactggccggttcgaccggttgagccgggaaccggaccctaagccggttcgagccgagcatCGGATCGGCCATGCAATCCACCCGCTGCGAACCAGAAAAAATCGGACGGTTCAGTCAAAAAACCGGTGACTCGGTCCTTACGGTTGGACCGGTtcgctatttaaaaaaaactgaaaactcaAAATGTAAAACAGAACAAAACTGTGTCGTTTCAGGAGTAGGGTTTCAAACTCTAATTCACGTTCACGGTTCCATTCACCCATTCTTCCTCATCGATTGCGGCTTCCAATTCCAGCCTGCGTCGCCGCCGCTCCACCACGCCTTGCTCACGGTTCACGAGTCGTAGTGAACGGTATCAGAAGCAAGGTGTGAGATTCCATCTTCCTGGGCACTACCCATCACCATCTCAAGCTGCTCCAGCTTCTAGGCAACATCAGCCATGTCGGAGGAACGCACCTTGTAACCTAAAGCCGCCAGAAGCTCATCCACTCCGGCGGCGCCGCCGTGTTCCTCCTCCCACATCTTGGCCTTGTCGTTCGGCATTGACGAGCATTCACCTTTCACAGTACCAACACTGTTCCTCCCACTCTCAGTGTTGCCTCCTTTGCAGCTATCTTGGTGAtctctcttcattttttttgccaacccagaagaagaagaagaaattgaagaagTGAAGAATGGATTAGAATCTAAATTGGGTCATGTGAAGTTgtggaatttcaaaattgaagaaaagagGGTGAGATTGTGGGTTgaaaagaaggagaagaagaagaagggtaaGGGGTCCAAAGGGGGAACGAAGAGGGATCAGAGTGGAAAAGATAAGGAACAAGGGAAGCCATAATAATGGAatattttatctcttttttaAATGCCAAAAAGTTTCAATCTTGAGCTTGCTTCATAACTGTTAtggtattttgaattttttttttgtcaaccgagtcaaacggttcaaccagtgacccagtggttgaaccattgactcattgacccagtgcctcgaTCGAGTCGAttaccggtccgagtctgataacactgcttAACACTATTTATGTGGATCcgttgcagattttgc from Lotus japonicus ecotype B-129 chromosome 2, LjGifu_v1.2 includes:
- the LOC130737633 gene encoding uncharacterized protein LOC130737633, translating into MASLTLNPPTPSLSLSRCFPKKPTISCSFTSQSHKCKREYTSVMIVPTGIGAAIGGFAGDALPVARALSSVVDCLITHPNVLNAAMLYWPMPNALYVEGYALDRFAEGLWALQPVHQNRVGLVLDAGIEQELQVRQLQVADAARASLGLPVVEYIVTDTPLKVEKWVDPETGQSTGRIKHPDSLLRAVQTLMNRSKVNAIAVVGRFPDDDTDDVDDYRQGMGIDLLAGVEAVISHLVVKEFQIPCAHAPALAPLTMSLSLSPKSAAEEIGYTFLPCVLAGLSNAPQYMVMHSESTDKGCIVARDVDSLILPKDACGGAGTLAFARNGKNKPLIIAVEENETVLDDTADKLGLEVLHVSNYWEAIGVIAAHKAGIDPYSLRRNKILNIGCTPCMPVNGHSISRERAIS